One stretch of Nicotiana tabacum cultivar K326 chromosome 18, ASM71507v2, whole genome shotgun sequence DNA includes these proteins:
- the LOC107811827 gene encoding dolichol-phosphate mannose synthase subunit 3, translated as MKQIVKILTLLLGVAAIWIGLLQTSTIPESYTWLLPLYLIMSLGCYGLFMVGIGLMTFPTCPQEALFLQQDILEAKEFLKKKGVDVGSD; from the exons ATGAAACAAATCGTGAAGATCTTGACGCTATTGCTTGGAGTAGCTGCCATTTGGATAGGCTTGTTGCAGACATCAACAATTCCAGAGAGTTACACTTGGCTG TTGCCTCTATACCTCATTATGTCGCTTGGTTGCTATGGTCTTTTCATGGTAGGCATTGGTCTAATGACATTTCCCACATGTCCTCAAGAGGCTCTTTTCTTACAGCAG gatatTCTTGAAGCCAAGGAATTCCTGAAGAAAAAAGGAGTAGACGTTGGTTCTGATTGA